The DNA segment CGCAGGTCACGGTGACCGAGACCTTCTCCGAGGCGGCGGACGCCGAGATCTCGTGATCTTTGATCTTGGCCTTGGCCTCGTCGATCTTGCGCTGCATCCGGGCCGCCTGACGGACCAGCTCGTTCATTCCGCCGCGAAATTGCATGGGGACCGCGTGTATGCCGTGAACTTGGCGGGGCTGCAAGGCCGGACGCGAGGGCCCGCGCGCGTACATCCGCCCGCTCGCCGCCCGCCGCGCATGCCCGCCTGGAGATACACGACGCCGCGGTGGCTTTCTGCTACGTCGAGGCGGCGATGAGTTACGTCGTCCTCGCGCGCAAGTACCGACCGCAGTCGTTCGAGGATCTCGTCGGTCAGGGGCACGTCTCCACCACGCTGGAGAACGCGATCGCCAAGAACCGCGTCGCGCACGCCTTCCTGTTCACGGGCGTCCGCGGCGTCGGCAAGACAACGAGCGCGCGTATCCTGGCGAAATCGCTCAACTGTGTGAAGGGTCCGACGTCCAAGCCCTGCCAGACGTGCCCGGCTTGCCTCGAGATCACCGTCGGCAGCGACGTCGACGTCCAGGAGATCGACGGCGCCAGCTACACCGGCGTCGACGACGTCCGCAAGCTCCAGGAGAGCCTGCCGTACCGGCCCTCGCGCGACCGGTTCAAGATCTTCATCGTGGACGAGGTCCACATGCTCTCGAACAACGCGTGGAACGCGTTCCTCAAGACGCTCGAGGAGCCGCCGCCCCACGTGAAGTTCATCTTCGCGACGACCGAGGTCCACAAGATCCCGGTCACCATCCTCAGCCGCTGCCAGCGCTACGACTTCAAGCTCATCAGCGCCCTCGCCATCACCGCGCGCCTGCGCTTCGTGCTCGAGCAGGAGGGCGTCGGCTTCGAGGACGCCGCGCTCTCCATCATTGCCCGCGAGGCCGCGGGCAGCATGCGCGACGCGATGAGCCTGCTCGATCAGGTCCTCGCCTGGGTCGGCGTCGACGGCGAGAAGCTCACGGCCGAGGGCGTCGCGCGTGTGCTCGGCGTCGCGGATCGTTCGGTCCTGCACGGACTCGCCGCCGCGCTCGTCGACGGCGACGCCGAGGCGTGCCTGCGCACGGTCGGCGACCTCGCCTCGCAGGGCTACGATCTGCCCCACGTCGCGCGAGATTTCCTCGCCCACCTGCGCGACCTCGTGGTCGCCAAGGTCTCGAACGATCCGAGCGGCCTGCTCGACCTCGCCGACCGCGAGCTCGCCGACGTGAAGGCCCTCGCGGCGCGGGCGGACGCCGACGACCTCACGCGCCTGCATCAGGGGTTCTCGCGCTCGTTCGACGACATCACCCGCGGCGGCCAGCCACGCGCCACGCTGGAGATGACGCTCGTGCGCCTCGCGCGTAGGCCCCCGCTCCTGCCCGTCGACGAGCTCATGCGGCGCATCGCGGACATGGAGCGGCGCCTGCTCGGCGGCGGCGGGGGCGGCGCGGCTCCGGGCGCCGCGGGGCACGGCAGGCCCATGCAAGGCGGAGGCACGCCGCCGGGCCAGCGCCGAGGCGCCTCGTCGGCCGACCCCTCGACCGTTCCACCAGCCGGGAACGTAGCCGCCGTCCCACGTTCGACCGCTCCGGCCCCCGCGAACGGCCCCGTCGACGGACCACCTCCCTTCTCCGCGCGGCAGAACGGCTCCGTCAACGGCCGACCTGCCTTCTCCGCACCGCAGAACGGGGCCGTCAACGGCAGACCTGCCTTCTCCGCGCCGCAGAACGGGGCCGTCGACGGACCACCTCCCTTCTCCGCGCCGCAGAACGGCTCCGTCAACGGCCGACCTGCCTTCTCCCCGCCGCAAAACGACTCCGTCAACGGCCGACCTGCCTTCTCCCCGCCGCAAAACGCCTCCGTCAACGGGCCCGCCGCTCCGAGCGCCGCCGACCTCGCCGCCCTCCGGGCCGTCATCGAGATCGTGCGCGAAAAACGCGCCCCGCTCGGCTCCGTGCTCGAGCACGCCGCGCTCCTCCGCATCGGGCCCGAGGGCCTCGTGCTCGGCTTCGAGAACGAGTTCCTCGGCCGGCAAGCGCACGATCCTGCCGCCCGCGAGGTCATCCGCGGCGCCCTCGCCGCGCAC comes from the Polyangium spumosum genome and includes:
- the dnaX gene encoding DNA polymerase III subunit gamma/tau, which produces MSYVVLARKYRPQSFEDLVGQGHVSTTLENAIAKNRVAHAFLFTGVRGVGKTTSARILAKSLNCVKGPTSKPCQTCPACLEITVGSDVDVQEIDGASYTGVDDVRKLQESLPYRPSRDRFKIFIVDEVHMLSNNAWNAFLKTLEEPPPHVKFIFATTEVHKIPVTILSRCQRYDFKLISALAITARLRFVLEQEGVGFEDAALSIIAREAAGSMRDAMSLLDQVLAWVGVDGEKLTAEGVARVLGVADRSVLHGLAAALVDGDAEACLRTVGDLASQGYDLPHVARDFLAHLRDLVVAKVSNDPSGLLDLADRELADVKALAARADADDLTRLHQGFSRSFDDITRGGQPRATLEMTLVRLARRPPLLPVDELMRRIADMERRLLGGGGGGAAPGAAGHGRPMQGGGTPPGQRRGASSADPSTVPPAGNVAAVPRSTAPAPANGPVDGPPPFSARQNGSVNGRPAFSAPQNGAVNGRPAFSAPQNGAVDGPPPFSAPQNGSVNGRPAFSPPQNDSVNGRPAFSPPQNASVNGPAAPSAADLAALRAVIEIVREKRAPLGSVLEHAALLRIGPEGLVLGFENEFLGRQAHDPAAREVIRGALAAHFGGSPDLSFEILRPGSGAVTLAQIEGADRKARLDSARRAIADHPLVTAAIELLGAELRDVRLGHEDAAAAERMSTR